A window of Prolixibacter sp. SD074 contains these coding sequences:
- the prmC gene encoding peptide chain release factor N(5)-glutamine methyltransferase: MKRLFDHIREKLSSRYGPSESESISFLIFEHVLGYSRLQVHLKKDETIPDAKITEIEEILNRLVDGEPIQYILEKADFYGLTFFVNSHVLIPRQETEELVDWIIKDDKPPAPEILDIGTGSGCISVSLAKNIPDAKVSAYDISAEAISIANQNAKNNAVGICTRQVDILQWEAVPVDKTFDIIVSNPPYVKEEEKSLILDHVVSQEPHLALFVSNDGPLIFYRRIAEFAQQRLSPEGKLYFEINEALGSETVSLMKEKGFPKVTLRKDINGKDRMVCATR; this comes from the coding sequence ATGAAACGACTATTCGATCATATCCGCGAAAAACTTTCATCCCGCTACGGACCGTCCGAAAGTGAAAGCATTTCCTTTCTGATTTTCGAGCACGTTCTCGGATATAGTCGCCTTCAGGTTCACCTGAAAAAGGATGAAACCATTCCGGATGCTAAGATAACGGAAATTGAAGAAATTCTGAACCGCCTTGTTGACGGGGAGCCCATCCAATACATTTTAGAAAAAGCTGATTTCTACGGTCTGACTTTTTTTGTCAACTCTCATGTACTGATTCCACGACAGGAAACGGAAGAACTGGTGGACTGGATTATCAAAGACGATAAACCTCCGGCACCGGAAATTCTGGACATTGGAACCGGAAGCGGCTGTATTTCTGTTTCCTTAGCCAAGAACATTCCGGATGCAAAAGTTTCAGCTTACGATATTTCAGCGGAAGCAATCAGCATTGCGAATCAGAATGCAAAAAACAACGCCGTCGGCATTTGCACACGACAGGTCGATATTCTTCAATGGGAAGCCGTACCGGTTGACAAAACTTTTGACATCATTGTCAGCAATCCGCCCTATGTAAAAGAAGAGGAAAAATCATTGATATTGGATCACGTTGTTAGCCAGGAGCCTCATCTGGCGCTTTTTGTTTCCAACGACGGCCCATTGATTTTTTACCGGCGAATTGCCGAATTTGCGCAACAACGTCTTTCCCCGGAAGGGAAGCTCTATTTTGAGATAAATGAAGCCTTGGGAAGTGAAACCGTCTCGCTTATGAAAGAAAAAGGATTCCCGAAAGTGACGCTAAGAAAAGATATCAACGGGAAAGACCGGATGGTTTGTGCCACCCGGTAA
- the ribD gene encoding bifunctional diaminohydroxyphosphoribosylaminopyrimidine deaminase/5-amino-6-(5-phosphoribosylamino)uracil reductase RibD produces MNQSFSYDKKYMERAIELARLGMSNVAPNPMVGCVIVHQDKIIGEGFHQKYGGPHAEVNAINSVEKKELLKDSTLYVTLEPCAHHGKTPPCSDLIVSKKIPRVIIGTIDPFARVAGKGIEKLKSAGCRVVPGVMREECQEQNRRFFTFHEKKRPYIILKWAQTLDGFIDIDRSPEHYGQSTWITNQLSKTAVHKMRTDEAAIMVGTNTAEKDNPSLTVREWHGCHPLRIVLDRKRRLSRELALFDQSTPTLVFTEKPEEGGPNLEFVKLDPKYDAVQQMLDELYRREVQSLIVEGGRKLLDSFMERNQWDEARVFVGDRLFRNGVPAPKIPGKLMKEDELDGSRILLFRNI; encoded by the coding sequence ATGAATCAGTCATTCAGTTACGATAAGAAATATATGGAACGGGCCATCGAACTGGCCCGTTTGGGCATGAGCAACGTGGCACCCAATCCCATGGTGGGGTGCGTCATCGTTCATCAGGATAAAATAATTGGTGAGGGTTTCCATCAAAAGTACGGCGGACCGCATGCAGAGGTGAACGCCATCAATTCGGTGGAGAAAAAAGAATTGTTAAAAGATTCGACACTTTACGTGACGTTGGAGCCTTGTGCCCATCATGGAAAAACACCGCCTTGTTCCGATTTAATCGTATCGAAAAAAATTCCCCGTGTGATTATTGGTACAATCGATCCATTTGCCCGGGTAGCCGGGAAAGGAATCGAAAAATTAAAGTCTGCCGGTTGTCGTGTTGTGCCGGGGGTCATGAGGGAGGAATGCCAGGAACAGAACAGGCGTTTTTTCACATTTCATGAAAAGAAACGGCCATACATTATTTTGAAATGGGCGCAAACCCTGGACGGATTTATTGATATTGACCGATCGCCGGAGCATTATGGGCAATCTACGTGGATAACTAACCAATTATCGAAAACCGCGGTGCATAAAATGCGCACCGACGAGGCCGCGATTATGGTTGGTACCAACACAGCCGAAAAAGACAATCCTTCATTGACGGTCAGGGAGTGGCACGGATGTCACCCGCTACGCATTGTTCTCGATCGGAAACGGCGTTTAAGCCGGGAGCTGGCTTTGTTTGACCAATCGACACCGACATTGGTATTTACCGAAAAGCCTGAAGAAGGCGGGCCCAATCTGGAATTTGTAAAACTGGATCCAAAATACGACGCGGTGCAACAAATGTTGGATGAATTGTACCGGCGGGAGGTACAATCGTTAATTGTAGAGGGAGGCCGCAAATTGCTGGATAGTTTCATGGAGCGAAACCAGTGGGACGAAGCGCGCGTATTTGTTGGGGACCGGTTATTCCGGAACGGTGTCCCTGCACCGAAAATACCGGGTAAACTGATGAAAGAAGATGAACTGGACGGCAGCCGGATACTGCTTTTCAGAAATATCTAA
- a CDS encoding DUF6146 family protein: protein MKQLMFLVLVVLVASCAAPKDSTNSLALKAENDTAQKDTTEVIALDPGFESWYAMHNNKANYRSKQYYHNWNVRYVRDWNLKASTYPHSQLFNGQINYDFPEDYPLEAEHKLFMYFQFVEHKLGIPILTSGARPQAAY, encoded by the coding sequence ATGAAACAATTAATGTTTTTAGTACTGGTCGTTCTTGTGGCATCATGTGCCGCCCCAAAAGACAGTACGAACAGCCTGGCGCTTAAAGCCGAAAATGACACAGCACAAAAGGACACCACCGAAGTCATTGCTTTGGATCCCGGATTTGAAAGCTGGTATGCCATGCACAACAACAAAGCCAACTACCGAAGCAAGCAATACTACCACAATTGGAATGTACGTTATGTAAGGGATTGGAACCTGAAAGCTTCGACTTATCCTCATTCCCAACTTTTCAACGGGCAGATTAATTACGATTTCCCGGAAGATTACCCGCTTGAAGCCGAGCACAAACTATTCATGTACTTTCAGTTCGTGGAACACAAATTGGGAATTCCGATACTAACAAGCGGAGCCCGGCCGCAAGCAGCTTATTAG